In one Candidatus Obscuribacterales bacterium genomic region, the following are encoded:
- the thiC gene encoding phosphomethylpyrimidine synthase, with the protein MRESWVSPRRGQPIVTQMHYARQGILTEEMRYVAQRENLSPELIQAEVARGRMIIPANINHANLEPMGIGIAATCKVNANIGASPNSSNLDDEVAKLQLAVKYGADTLMDLSTGGGDLDAIRTAIIQASPIPIGTVPIYQALESVHGAIEQLTPDDFLHIIEKHAQQGVDYMTIHAGILIEHLPLVKNRITGIVSRGGGIIARWMLHHHRQNPLYSHFDDIIEIFKRYDVSFSLGDSLRPGCLHDASDAAQLAELKTLGDLTRRAWAQDVQVMVEGPGHVPMDQIEFNVRKQMEECSEAPFYVLGPLVTDIAPGYDHITSAIGAAMAGWYGTAMLCYVTPKEHLGLPNAEDVRNGLIAYKIAAHAADVARHRPGARDRDDALSHARYNFDWNRQFELSLDPDRAREYHDETLPADIYKTAEFCSMCGPKFCPMQTKVDAEALDQLEQFLAQEKVAVS; encoded by the coding sequence TATCCCCGGAACTCATCCAAGCTGAAGTGGCGCGGGGGCGGATGATTATTCCCGCCAACATCAACCATGCCAATCTGGAACCCATGGGTATCGGCATCGCCGCCACCTGCAAGGTCAATGCCAATATCGGCGCGTCACCCAACTCATCCAACTTGGATGACGAAGTAGCCAAGCTACAGTTAGCGGTTAAATATGGTGCAGATACGTTGATGGATCTATCCACCGGCGGCGGTGACCTGGATGCCATTCGCACCGCCATCATCCAAGCCTCGCCCATTCCCATTGGCACGGTGCCCATTTACCAGGCTCTAGAGTCGGTGCATGGGGCGATCGAACAGCTCACCCCCGATGATTTTCTGCACATCATCGAAAAACATGCCCAGCAAGGCGTGGACTATATGACCATCCATGCGGGCATTTTGATCGAGCATTTGCCCTTGGTGAAAAACCGGATTACCGGCATCGTATCGCGGGGTGGCGGCATTATTGCCCGCTGGATGCTGCACCACCATCGGCAAAATCCCCTCTATAGCCACTTTGATGACATCATCGAAATCTTCAAACGCTATGATGTGTCCTTCAGTCTAGGCGACTCCCTGCGACCAGGCTGCCTGCACGATGCCTCCGATGCGGCCCAGTTAGCTGAATTAAAAACTCTGGGTGACCTGACCCGCCGCGCTTGGGCTCAGGATGTGCAGGTCATGGTGGAAGGGCCGGGGCATGTACCTATGGATCAAATTGAGTTTAATGTGCGCAAACAAATGGAGGAATGTTCCGAAGCGCCGTTTTATGTCCTAGGCCCGCTGGTGACCGACATCGCACCGGGCTATGACCATATTACCTCCGCCATTGGAGCCGCCATGGCCGGTTGGTATGGCACCGCCATGCTCTGCTATGTGACACCCAAGGAACATCTGGGTTTGCCCAATGCGGAGGATGTGCGCAATGGCCTGATTGCCTACAAAATTGCCGCCCATGCCGCCGACGTCGCTCGCCATCGACCGGGAGCCCGCGATCGCGATGATGCCCTATCCCATGCGCGCTACAACTTTGACTGGAACCGCCAGTTTGAACTCTCCCTCGACCCCGATCGCGCTCGGGAGTATCACGACGAAACCCTACCCGCCGATATCTATAAAACAGCGGAATTTTGCTCTATGTGTGGGCCCAAATTCTGCCCCATGCAAACTAAGGTTGATGCCGAAGCCCTAGACCAGCTAGAGCAGTTCCTAGCCCAGGAGAAAGTGGCCGTTTCCTAG